GCGGGAGCGGGACGTGCTGACACTGATCGCCGACGGACAGCCCAACGGGGTGGTGGCCAACCGCCTCGGGCTCTCCCCAAGACGGTCAGCAACCACATGTCGGCGGTCCCGGCGAAACTGGGCGTCGCCGGTCGCGCGGTGTCAGGGGCGCAGGGCTCTCAGCAGCAGGTCGGCCAGATGGTCGGCGACCTCCTGTGAGCTCATCTGGCCGTCGGGGCGGTACCAGGTCGACAGGTGGTGGACCGAACCGAAGTGATAGTCCACCACCAGGTCGGCCGGGGTCGCCTTCGAGAAGACGCCCGCCTCCTGGCCCTCCTCGACGAGCGCGCGGAACCGCTCGTGGTAGCGCCGGCGCTCGGCGCGCACCTGCTTGTTCTTCTCCGGGCTCAGATGGTGCATGGAGCGGAAGAAGATCATCGCGTCGTCGAGGTTCTCGATCGTCGTGACGACGACGTCCGCGGCGGCACCGCGCAGCCGCTTCTCGATCGGCTCGTCGGAGCTCGCGAAGGCGTCGAGGCGCTCCTGCTGGACGCGCAGCACGCGCGCGTACACCTCGTGCAGGAGGTCGTCCTTCGAGCCGAAGTAGTGGTAGAGCGCCCCCTTGGTGACGCCTGCCGCCTCGACGATCTCCTGCACGGAGGTGCGGTCGTAGCCCCGCTCGGCGAAGAGCCGGGTGGCGGCGGCCAGCAGCCGCTGCGGGACGGGCGTACCGTCTCCGTCGGTCGTCCTTGGCACTGTGCCGCCTCCTGCTTTTCCGTTCGCTACTGCTCGTTGTGCCTGCGGGAACGCAGTTCCCGCCGGAGGATCTTCCCACTCGCCGTCTTCGGCAGGTCGGGCAGGATCTCCACCTGCCTCGGGTATTTGTAGGCGGCCAGTCTCTCCTTGCAGTACACCGCGAGTTCATCCGGGTCCGTGTCGGCGCCCGGACGCAGGCTGATGTACGCCTTGACGGTCTCCCCGCGATACCCGTCCGGCACGCCGACGACGGCCGCCTCGCGCACCGCCGGGTGGGTGTAGAGCACGTCCTCGACCTCGCGCGGCCACACCTTGAAGCCGGACGCGTTGATCATGTCCTTCTTGCGGTCGACGACGTAGAGCCAGCCCTGCGCGTCCATGAAGCCGATGTCGCCGGTGCGCAGCTCGCCGTCCGGGAAGGTCTCGGCGGTGGCCTCGGGGCGCCGCCAGTAGCCGGGCACGACCTGCGGGCCGCGCACGAGGATCTCGCCCTGCTCGCCGAAGGGCACCTCGGCGCCCTTGTCGTCGACGATCCGTACGACCGTCTGGGGCCCCGGCAGGCCCACGGCCAGCGTCCCGGACACCGGATCGACGGGCGCCTCCAGCTGGGGCGGCACGGAGGCGCAGGGGGCGGTGCACTCGGTGAGCCCGTAGCCGTTGCGGATGTAGGGCCCGAAGCCCGCCCGGAACTTCTCCACCAGGGCGGGCGGCAGCGGGGCACCGCCGGAGGAGATGTTGACGAAGGAGGAGAAGTGCTCGCGGGTGACGTCCGGGTGGGCGGCGAGCGCCATGAAGGCCGTCGACGGGCCGACCGTGTAGTGCGGCCGGTGCTCGGCGAACGCCTCCAGCACGACCCCCGCCTCGAAGCGGTACGTCAGCACCAGCGTGCCCGCGCTGTTGAGACAGGCACCGAGCTGGCACACCATCCCGGTGATGTGGAACAGCGGCGCCAGCGCGTAGTACACGGGCGCGTCCGGCAGGGCCAGGCCCGTGCGCTGCCGCTCGGCGTTGCACATGATGTTGCCGTGCGTGTTGGTGGCGCCCTTGGGGGCGCCGCTGGTGCCCGAGGTGTAGCTGATGAGCGCGATGCCGGACGGGTCCGGGTCGCGGCCCTCGGGCGCCCGGTGGCCCGCGCGGGCCACGGCGGCCAGGTCGTCGGCGTCGGCGGCCTGCGGCAGCCTCTCGAAGGCCAGCACGCGCGCGTCGTCGCGGGTCTGGAAGTCCAGCTCGCAGCCGGTCAGCACGATCCGCACCGGAGAGTCCGCCGCCGTCTCGCGCAGATACGACTCCCAGGCCCGGTCGGAGCAGATCAGCGCGGCCACCTCGCCGTCCCGCAGGACGTGGGTGACCTCCCCCGACTTGTACATGGGGTTGACGGGTACGACGGTCGCGCCCGCCTTCCACGCGCCCAGCAGGGCGATGACGAAGTGCGGGGAGTTCTGGAGCAGGATCGCCACCCGGTCGCCGCGCTCCAGGCCGCGCTCTGCGAGGTGCCCGGCGACGGAGTCGCTGAGCTCGTCGATCTCGCGGTAGGTGAGGCGGCCGTCGAAGTAGGCGAGGAACGTGCGGTCCGGGGCCTCGGCGACGACCCTGCGCAGGGCGTGCACGAGGGAGTCGTCGGGCGCTATGGGAGCGCGCTGGGCCTCGTTGAGCAGGGCGACCCAGGGCTTGGCGGCGTACAGGGACTCGGTCACCGGGCCTCCTCCCACTTCTGCTGGAGGTGGTTCATGTTGCCCAGCCAGCGGTCGGGGTCGGCGGCTCGGAACCGGTAGTACTCGGCGACCTCGGGGTGCGGCAGGATCAGGAAGCGGTCCTCGGCGATGCCCTTGAAGAGAGCCTCCGCGACGTCCTCGGGCTCCACGGCCGTCGGCTTGAGGACCAGGTCGCCCGCGCTGCCGGTGGCCGAGAGCATGTCCGTGCGCACGCCCTGCGGACAAATGGCGTGGACCTTGATCCCGCGGTGGCGGTAGGTCAGCGACAGGTACTCGGCGAAGGCGTACGCCCCGTGCTTGGTGACGCTGTAGGGCGCCGCCCCGATCATGGTGAGCAGCCCGGCGGCGGACACGGTCGACACGAACCGCCCGCTGCCCCGCTCCAGCCAGTCCGGCAGCAGCTCGTGAGCGGCCCGCACGTGTGCCATGACGTTGACGTCCCAGGAGAGCTCCCAGGCCTTGGCGTCGCCGAGATCGTCCACATCGGGCCCGCCGAAGGCGACGCCGGCGTTGGCGCAGTACACGTCGACGGTGCCGCCGAGTGCGGCGCGGGCCTCGCCGACGACGGCGGAGGCATCGCCGGGCACAGCGACACCGCCGATCTCCTGGGCAACGGCCTCGGCGCGGGCGCCGTCCAGGTCGTTCACGACGACGCGGGCCCCCTCGGCGGCGAACCGGCGAGCGAGGGCGGCCCCGATACCCCCTCCGGCTCCCGTGACAACGACACCAGCACCCTGAACGGCTTCCACCATCGGTCTCCTTCGACGCGGCTCGACTGCATCGCCAGACTAACCAGTCGGTATGTGGTTAAGGAAGAGTGACCGCACCCACCCAGGGGCGCGCGGAACCGCGCGACAAGCCACGAAGCACCGGTACCTTCCACACAACCCGCGGGAGCAATACCGTGCCCCCCATGCGCCTATCCAGACGAGCTCTCCTCGCAGCGACAACGGCAGCAACGGCATTCTCCAGCGCACCGCCCGCCTCCGCGGCCGAGCGGCACCGCCGACTCCGTACCGGCTTCGAGCGGCTGGCGGCCGACGGCTACGCCCAGCTCGACGGCCAACGCGTCGGCATCGTCACCAACCCCACCGGCATCACCCGGGACGCCCGCCACATCGTCGACGTCATGCACGCCGACAACCGCGTGAACCTGATCGCCGTCTTCGGCCCCGAGCACGGCTTCCGGGGCACCGCGCAGGCGGGAGGATCCGAGGGCCGCTACGACGACCCGGCGACCGGACTGCCCGTTTACGACACCTACCTCAAGAGCGGCCGGCCGCTGGCCGACATCTTCACCGCCTCCGGCGTCGACACCGTCGTCTTCGACATCCAGGACGTGGGCGCGCGCTTCTACACGTACATCTGGACGCTGTACGACTGCATGGAGGCCGCCCAGCTGGCGGGCAAGCGGTTCGTGGTGCTGGACCGGCCGAACCCGGTGACCGGGCGCGCGGCCCAAGGGCCCGTCCTGCACAAGGAGTTCGCCACCTTCGTGGGGCGGCAGCCCATCTGCCAGGCGCACGGCATGACCGTCGCGGAGCTGGCGCGGCTGTTCAACGGGGAGTTCCTCACCGCGCCGGTGGCCCTGGAGACCGTCCTCATGACCGGGTGGAAGCGGTCGGAGTTCTACGACACGTCCGGGCTGCCCTGGGTGCCGCCGAGCCCCAACATGCCCACCCCGGACACCGCGTTGGTGTATTCGGGGACGTGTCTCTTCGAGGGGACGAACCTGTCGGAGGGACGCGGCACGACCCGACCCTTCGAACTGCTGGGCGCGGAGGGGGTCGACGGACGCTGGGCCGCGGCCGCGGGCGAACTCGCGCTGCCGGGCGTGCACTTCAGGGAGGCGTACTTCGCGCCGACGTTCTCCAAGTTCCAGGGCAGGACCGTCGGCGGCGTGCAGATCCATGTGCACGACCGGGCGGCCTACGACCCCGTGCGCACCGGAATCGCCCTGCTGGTGACCGCGAAACGGGTGTGGAGCGGCTTCGCGTGGCGGTCCGACAACTGGATCGACAAGCTGACGGGCTCCACCCAGGTGCGTACCGCGATCGACGCGGGGGCCGGCCCCGACGAGGTCGTGGCGGGCTGGCAGGAGGAGCTGGCGGCGTTCCGGGCGACCCGCAGGGAGTACCTCCTGTACAGATGATCCCCCGATGGTTGAGCCGTTGAGTATGGCCAACTTCGCCCCGTAGCAGGACGATGCGACCGCATCGCACCACTTCGGGGGACAAGGGGGCCTGTCATGGCGGATCCGGCGATGAGTGTGAGTCCGTACTGGGAGCTGACCTTCGACTCGGACGGCGATCCGGACGGCAGACGTCGGGATCGGCTCATCGCCGGTGTGGCGGAGCGAAAGGTCCGGGATCTGATCGTCTTCGCGCACGGCTGGAACAGCGACCGCTCCGGCGCGACCCGGCTCTGCAGCCGCTTCTTCGAGCCGGTCCCGGCGCTCGCTCCGACCGCCCGCCTCGGATTCGTGGGGGTGGTGTGGCCGTCGATGCGGTTCTGCGACGAGCCGATCCCGGACTTCCCGCGCTCCGTGGCGGCCGAGTCGGCCCGGCGTCCAGTGCTCGACAAGGACACGCGGCACGCTCTCCTGGAGGCGTTCCCCGGCCGGGCGACCATTGTCGAGCAGATCACGCGGCTGCTGGACCAGCAGCCGCGCGAGGAGGCCGAGTTGGAGGAGTTCGGCCGACTGGTGCGGATGCTGGTCGAGCTGGTGCCGCCGGGACCGCAGGTGCTGTTCGGGGCGGACACCCTGGCCGAGGGGGTGCCGCAGAGCGAGCCGGACATGTTCTCCGCGCCCGTGACAGCGGTCTGCGAGGACTTCGCGCGGGCGCTGGCGCACCTCGAATCGACGGACGGGACGGCCGGGTTCGCGATCCCCAATCCCTGGGACGGTGCCCACGAACTGCTGCGGCAGGCGACGTACTACGCCATGAAGCGGCGCGCGGGAACGGTCGGCGAGCGCGGCCTCGGACGGGTGATCGGGCAGCTCGCCGCGAAGGCGCCCGAGGTGCGGGTCCATCTGGTCGGGCACAGCTTCGGCGGGCGTCTCGTGTCGTTCGCACTGCGCGGGCTGCCCGAGGGGGTGCGCACGGTGAAGTCCGTGACGCTGCTCCAAGGGGCCTTCTCCCACTACGCGTTCGCGTCCCGGCTGCCGCACGACACCCGCGCGGGAGGCGTGCTGCAGGGTCAGCAGAACCGGATCGACGGTCCCCTGGTGTGCTGTTTCTCCCGCCACGACTCCGCGCTGAGCACGATGTATCCGCTGGCCTCACGGATGGCCGGGGACGCGCGGGGGGCCGTCGGGGCGGACGTCGGGCGGATGCTGGGCGCCAAGTGGGGCGCGAT
Above is a window of Streptomyces sp. NBC_00490 DNA encoding:
- a CDS encoding exo-beta-N-acetylmuramidase NamZ family protein — encoded protein: MRLSRRALLAATTAATAFSSAPPASAAERHRRLRTGFERLAADGYAQLDGQRVGIVTNPTGITRDARHIVDVMHADNRVNLIAVFGPEHGFRGTAQAGGSEGRYDDPATGLPVYDTYLKSGRPLADIFTASGVDTVVFDIQDVGARFYTYIWTLYDCMEAAQLAGKRFVVLDRPNPVTGRAAQGPVLHKEFATFVGRQPICQAHGMTVAELARLFNGEFLTAPVALETVLMTGWKRSEFYDTSGLPWVPPSPNMPTPDTALVYSGTCLFEGTNLSEGRGTTRPFELLGAEGVDGRWAAAAGELALPGVHFREAYFAPTFSKFQGRTVGGVQIHVHDRAAYDPVRTGIALLVTAKRVWSGFAWRSDNWIDKLTGSTQVRTAIDAGAGPDEVVAGWQEELAAFRATRREYLLYR
- a CDS encoding serine-threonine protein kinase — its product is MADPAMSVSPYWELTFDSDGDPDGRRRDRLIAGVAERKVRDLIVFAHGWNSDRSGATRLCSRFFEPVPALAPTARLGFVGVVWPSMRFCDEPIPDFPRSVAAESARRPVLDKDTRHALLEAFPGRATIVEQITRLLDQQPREEAELEEFGRLVRMLVELVPPGPQVLFGADTLAEGVPQSEPDMFSAPVTAVCEDFARALAHLESTDGTAGFAIPNPWDGAHELLRQATYYAMKRRAGTVGERGLGRVIGQLAAKAPEVRVHLVGHSFGGRLVSFALRGLPEGVRTVKSVTLLQGAFSHYAFASRLPHDTRAGGVLQGQQNRIDGPLVCCFSRHDSALSTMYPLASRMAGDARGAVGADVGRMLGAKWGAMGFDGVQAVPGTRAWRLADALRATLPASGCVNIDASEVVRRGGAPAGAHSDIVHPELARVVLAAGRVR
- a CDS encoding class I adenylate-forming enzyme family protein produces the protein MTESLYAAKPWVALLNEAQRAPIAPDDSLVHALRRVVAEAPDRTFLAYFDGRLTYREIDELSDSVAGHLAERGLERGDRVAILLQNSPHFVIALLGAWKAGATVVPVNPMYKSGEVTHVLRDGEVAALICSDRAWESYLRETAADSPVRIVLTGCELDFQTRDDARVLAFERLPQAADADDLAAVARAGHRAPEGRDPDPSGIALISYTSGTSGAPKGATNTHGNIMCNAERQRTGLALPDAPVYYALAPLFHITGMVCQLGACLNSAGTLVLTYRFEAGVVLEAFAEHRPHYTVGPSTAFMALAAHPDVTREHFSSFVNISSGGAPLPPALVEKFRAGFGPYIRNGYGLTECTAPCASVPPQLEAPVDPVSGTLAVGLPGPQTVVRIVDDKGAEVPFGEQGEILVRGPQVVPGYWRRPEATAETFPDGELRTGDIGFMDAQGWLYVVDRKKDMINASGFKVWPREVEDVLYTHPAVREAAVVGVPDGYRGETVKAYISLRPGADTDPDELAVYCKERLAAYKYPRQVEILPDLPKTASGKILRRELRSRRHNEQ
- a CDS encoding SDR family oxidoreductase; protein product: MVEAVQGAGVVVTGAGGGIGAALARRFAAEGARVVVNDLDGARAEAVAQEIGGVAVPGDASAVVGEARAALGGTVDVYCANAGVAFGGPDVDDLGDAKAWELSWDVNVMAHVRAAHELLPDWLERGSGRFVSTVSAAGLLTMIGAAPYSVTKHGAYAFAEYLSLTYRHRGIKVHAICPQGVRTDMLSATGSAGDLVLKPTAVEPEDVAEALFKGIAEDRFLILPHPEVAEYYRFRAADPDRWLGNMNHLQQKWEEAR
- a CDS encoding TetR/AcrR family transcriptional regulator; the protein is MPRTTDGDGTPVPQRLLAAATRLFAERGYDRTSVQEIVEAAGVTKGALYHYFGSKDDLLHEVYARVLRVQQERLDAFASSDEPIEKRLRGAAADVVVTTIENLDDAMIFFRSMHHLSPEKNKQVRAERRRYHERFRALVEEGQEAGVFSKATPADLVVDYHFGSVHHLSTWYRPDGQMSSQEVADHLADLLLRALRP